One genomic segment of Candidatus Eisenbacteria bacterium includes these proteins:
- a CDS encoding (2Fe-2S)-binding protein, translating to MAKFTLNGVEREVPDGINLIEAALLFGVRIPHYCYHPGLSPEGNCRMCAVEIEGIPKLQTACTTLVADGMVVHTESEKVIRERTEVMEFLLRNHPIDCPICDQAGECGLQKYYMEHGLHDSRVAVEEKILKRKRVDLGPLVVLDSERCILCSRCVRFCDEIAGVRELVLANRGGRSEITTFPGRTLENPYSGNVIDICPVGALTSKDFRFKVRVWFLKTAGSICPGCERGCNIYIEQYQNEVQRIRPRANLDVNRWWICDDGRLDYKWINRDRLLRAEGEAGAHSPERADEEAARILREAGSVLLVASPRSSNENLFALKRFRDAALPRAALVGGSFRKPWEGDRILKRPDRNPNRKGMEILGLSGDLEGALRKAPDCVLVVENDLLGDRPDLADLLRGKKLIALASNRDATAEKAALRIPVCTYAETEGSWTNFEGRTQAFHPVLKAVGESRPVFRVLEGIARALGASLEWSDFGALREETFQAAPALGSLSPSPGGGAHAL from the coding sequence ATGGCGAAGTTCACGCTGAACGGTGTGGAGCGCGAAGTCCCCGACGGGATCAACCTGATCGAGGCGGCTCTCCTCTTCGGGGTCCGCATCCCGCACTACTGCTACCATCCGGGTCTATCCCCCGAGGGGAACTGCCGGATGTGCGCGGTGGAGATCGAGGGGATCCCGAAGCTGCAGACCGCGTGCACGACGCTCGTCGCGGACGGAATGGTCGTCCACACCGAGTCGGAGAAGGTGATCCGCGAGCGGACCGAGGTGATGGAGTTCCTTCTCCGAAACCACCCGATCGATTGCCCGATCTGTGATCAAGCGGGGGAATGCGGGCTCCAGAAGTACTACATGGAGCACGGCCTCCATGATTCGCGGGTCGCTGTCGAGGAGAAGATCCTGAAGCGGAAGCGGGTCGATCTCGGCCCGCTCGTCGTGCTCGACTCGGAGCGCTGCATCCTCTGCTCGCGCTGCGTCCGTTTCTGCGACGAGATCGCGGGCGTGCGGGAGCTCGTCCTCGCGAACCGGGGCGGCCGCTCCGAGATCACGACCTTCCCCGGCCGAACGCTCGAGAACCCCTATTCCGGGAACGTGATCGACATCTGCCCGGTCGGCGCGCTCACCAGCAAGGACTTCCGCTTCAAGGTGCGCGTGTGGTTCCTGAAGACCGCAGGCTCGATCTGCCCCGGATGCGAGCGCGGCTGCAACATTTACATCGAGCAGTACCAGAACGAAGTGCAGCGGATCCGTCCGCGCGCGAACCTGGACGTGAACCGCTGGTGGATCTGCGACGACGGGCGACTCGACTACAAGTGGATCAACCGGGATCGTCTCCTCCGCGCGGAGGGAGAAGCCGGAGCGCATTCTCCGGAGCGGGCGGATGAGGAGGCGGCGCGGATCCTGAGGGAAGCCGGATCGGTCCTTCTCGTCGCCTCGCCGCGCTCTTCAAATGAGAATCTTTTCGCGCTGAAGCGTTTCCGAGACGCCGCGCTTCCGCGCGCTGCGCTCGTCGGCGGCTCGTTCCGGAAGCCTTGGGAAGGGGATCGGATCCTGAAGCGCCCCGACCGGAACCCGAACCGGAAGGGGATGGAGATTCTCGGCTTGTCGGGCGATCTCGAGGGGGCGCTCCGGAAGGCTCCGGATTGCGTCCTCGTGGTGGAGAACGATCTTCTCGGGGACCGTCCGGATCTCGCGGACCTTCTCCGCGGGAAGAAGCTCATCGCGCTCGCCTCGAATCGAGATGCGACGGCGGAAAAGGCCGCGCTCCGCATTCCCGTTTGCACCTACGCGGAGACGGAAGGAAGCTGGACGAACTTCGAGGGGCGGACGCAGGCGTTCCATCCGGTCTTGAAGGCGGTCGGCGAATCGCGGCCGGTCTTCCGCGTTCTCGAAGGGATCGCGCGCGCTCTCGGAGCGTCTCTCGAGTGGAGCGATTTCGGAGCGCTCCGCGAGGAGACCTTCCAGGCGGCGCCGGCTCTCGGGAGCTTGTCCCCATCGCCCGGAGGAGGCGCGCATGCTCTCTGA